A stretch of the Brevundimonas sp. MF30-B genome encodes the following:
- a CDS encoding response regulator, whose product MRIVPDDAALKSGRILAVDDEAANLSLVDRAFRREGFSNLATFLDARDALADFAKTPPDLVLLDLMMPGFDGYELLESFRRLTAETDYLPILVLTADSTMNARLRALSLGANDVLLKPYDVAELLMRSWVLLDTRRRFKTVTVAVVKAGHSEYS is encoded by the coding sequence ATGAGGATTGTGCCTGATGATGCCGCGCTGAAGTCGGGGCGGATCCTGGCCGTCGATGACGAGGCGGCCAATCTAAGTCTGGTCGACCGGGCCTTTCGGCGAGAGGGGTTCAGCAACCTTGCGACCTTCCTGGACGCCAGGGACGCCTTGGCCGATTTCGCCAAGACCCCACCGGACCTCGTCTTGCTGGATCTGATGATGCCGGGCTTCGACGGCTACGAACTTCTCGAGAGTTTTCGTCGCCTGACCGCAGAGACGGACTATCTGCCGATCCTCGTGCTGACAGCGGATTCGACGATGAACGCAAGGTTGCGTGCGCTATCACTTGGAGCAAACGACGTTCTGCTGAAGCCCTATGATGTGGCTGAACTGCTCATGCGGAGCTGGGTACTTCTCGACACGCGACGCAGATTCAAAACGGTGACTGTTGCTGTCGTGAAAGCTGGGCATTCAGAATACAGCTGA